In Thermobaculum terrenum ATCC BAA-798, one genomic interval encodes:
- a CDS encoding MFS transporter: MSAYRLYLIYSGALALLITGIYSLSNVYRLEVAHLNPLQLVLVGTALEGTYFALNLPTGVIADTYSRKLSVILGPCLFGVGAVLEGLLPVFGWIIVCQVVQGAAYTFIEGALESWVTDEVGEEMSGHAFLHAGQVEAAASFVGILLGVGLSSLELRLPFLLGGALLLSLGVALVWLMRESSPPYSTRRAQVGLQGYLGAGLRDMSDTLHGGMRVVRTRALAGTILLVAAMMGGFSEGFDRLWQPHFIQDIGLPSVGGLDRLVWLGLAMAVNPLLASLVLRSVRSSLSDTSPRTIIGLLMGTDVVVMLGALAFALAPNFTVGLLAYWVMTVARRVHQPLYLAWINQGIEGRVRATVISVSGQVDSLGQFVLGPLVGGLATLLSLRVGLALSSCFLAPLVALYARSLGKVRVDVASTVE, translated from the coding sequence TTGTCTGCTTACAGGTTGTACCTAATCTACAGCGGCGCTCTCGCCCTGCTGATTACGGGGATCTACTCGCTGTCCAACGTGTACAGGCTAGAGGTGGCGCACCTGAACCCGCTCCAGCTCGTGCTAGTGGGCACCGCCCTGGAGGGCACCTACTTCGCCCTCAATCTCCCCACCGGCGTGATTGCCGACACCTACAGCCGGAAGCTATCGGTCATCCTGGGCCCCTGCCTGTTCGGCGTGGGTGCGGTCCTGGAGGGGCTGCTGCCCGTGTTCGGGTGGATCATCGTCTGCCAGGTGGTACAGGGTGCCGCCTACACCTTCATAGAGGGCGCGCTCGAGTCCTGGGTGACGGACGAGGTGGGTGAGGAGATGTCCGGACACGCCTTCCTGCACGCCGGCCAGGTGGAGGCTGCCGCGTCCTTCGTGGGCATACTGCTGGGCGTGGGGCTATCGAGCCTGGAGCTGCGCCTGCCGTTCCTGCTCGGGGGCGCGCTCTTGCTATCGCTGGGGGTGGCCTTGGTCTGGCTGATGCGTGAGAGCTCGCCTCCCTACAGCACCAGGCGGGCACAGGTAGGGCTCCAAGGCTATCTAGGGGCGGGGCTTCGAGATATGTCGGATACGCTGCACGGCGGCATGAGGGTGGTGCGCACCCGGGCGCTGGCGGGCACTATACTGCTGGTGGCGGCCATGATGGGGGGCTTCAGCGAGGGCTTCGATCGGTTATGGCAGCCACACTTCATCCAGGACATAGGGCTGCCCTCCGTGGGAGGCCTCGATAGGCTGGTGTGGCTGGGGCTGGCGATGGCCGTCAACCCGCTGCTGGCCTCCCTGGTGCTCCGCAGCGTGCGCTCGAGCCTCTCGGATACATCGCCCAGGACCATCATAGGGCTGCTCATGGGCACCGATGTCGTGGTCATGCTGGGCGCTCTGGCCTTCGCGCTGGCGCCGAACTTCACGGTGGGGCTGTTGGCCTACTGGGTGATGACCGTTGCCAGGAGGGTGCATCAGCCACTGTACCTTGCGTGGATCAACCAGGGCATCGAGGGCAGGGTGAGGGCCACGGTGATCTCGGTCAGCGGGCAGGTGGACTCTCTGGGGCAGTTCGTGCTGGGGCCGCTGGTGGGCGGTCTGGCGACGCTGCTCTCCCTGCGGGTTGGGCTGGCGCTGTCGAGCTGCTTCCTCGCTCCATTGGTCGCGCTGTACGCTCGCTCCCTTGGCAAGGTCAGGGTCGATGTGGCGAGCACCGTGGAGTAG
- a CDS encoding ferritin-like domain-containing protein, whose protein sequence is MGNMETERRGFSRRDFLKTSGAVAAGLVAVMAAGGSPIANGRAYAMNLLQGASDLDILNFALTLEHLEATFYKWVVSGKYARLSGDSLVVATAVRDHEIAHVDFLTKAIKAAGGKPVGPLSNYKFEAVGDTSSAAGILKIAETLEGVGVGAYTGAAHLIKNADYLFAAAQIEQVEARHHGAFRWFNDTNPAGGYQDFLGPSYDVPTVKKQIAPIIS, encoded by the coding sequence ATGGGCAACATGGAGACCGAGCGCAGAGGTTTCTCGCGACGCGACTTCCTCAAGACCAGCGGCGCCGTGGCCGCGGGGCTGGTGGCCGTCATGGCTGCGGGTGGCAGCCCGATCGCCAACGGCAGAGCTTACGCGATGAACCTGCTGCAGGGCGCGAGCGACCTGGACATACTCAACTTCGCACTTACCCTCGAGCACCTCGAGGCGACCTTCTACAAGTGGGTGGTCAGCGGCAAGTACGCCCGCCTGTCCGGGGACTCCCTGGTGGTGGCCACGGCCGTACGCGACCACGAGATAGCACACGTGGACTTCCTCACCAAGGCGATCAAAGCTGCGGGCGGCAAGCCGGTGGGGCCGCTGTCCAACTACAAGTTCGAGGCGGTGGGCGATACCAGCAGCGCAGCCGGCATCCTCAAGATCGCCGAGACCCTCGAGGGAGTCGGCGTGGGGGCCTACACAGGGGCGGCTCACCTGATCAAGAACGCCGACTACCTGTTCGCGGCCGCCCAGATAGAGCAGGTGGAGGCTCGCCACCACGGTGCGTTCCGCTGGTTCAACGACACCAACCCCGCGGGAGGCTATCAGGACTTCCTGGGTCCGTCCTACGACGTGCCCACAGTCAAGAAGCAGATAGCCCCCATTATCAGCTAG
- a CDS encoding ferritin-like domain-containing protein has protein sequence MSDKYLDVLNYALTLEHLEDALYHDIVKAGILTGQAQAYAEEYAYHEHQHVVLLEKVIMDAGGTPVKRQPSYNWPKFKSEAEAISFLRTVEDVGVSAYIGQVTNLQGSPYLTAAVQIHSVEAYHATAWRLVELKMGIESESYEYAVPFAFATYDNGGVRTKEQVLKVVSPLLSGMPNTGAGGMAGDESRGLLSALGVGTAAAAVALATKKLTERRQES, from the coding sequence ATGAGCGACAAGTACCTGGACGTACTCAACTACGCACTCACCCTCGAGCACCTGGAGGACGCGCTCTACCACGACATAGTCAAGGCCGGCATCCTCACCGGTCAGGCGCAGGCCTACGCCGAGGAGTACGCCTACCATGAGCACCAACACGTGGTGCTGCTGGAGAAAGTGATCATGGACGCGGGCGGCACGCCGGTCAAGAGGCAGCCCAGCTACAACTGGCCCAAGTTCAAGAGCGAGGCCGAGGCCATATCCTTCCTGCGCACCGTGGAGGACGTAGGAGTATCGGCCTACATCGGCCAGGTGACCAACCTGCAGGGTAGCCCCTACCTCACCGCCGCGGTGCAGATCCACTCCGTGGAGGCCTACCATGCCACCGCCTGGCGGTTGGTGGAGCTCAAGATGGGCATAGAGAGCGAATCCTATGAATACGCCGTGCCCTTCGCCTTCGCCACCTACGATAACGGCGGCGTGCGCACGAAGGAGCAGGTGCTCAAGGTCGTGTCACCGCTGCTGTCGGGCATGCCCAACACCGGTGCCGGCGGCATGGCAGGCGATGAATCCAGGGGACTGCTGAGCGCGCTGGGCGTGGGCACTGCCGCGGCGGCCGTGGCCCTCGCGACCAAAAAGCTCACCGAACGTAGGCAAGAGAGCTAG
- a CDS encoding ester cyclase has translation MVENGKTLILGLVDEVLNRRRIDRLERYFSPDVVQRDLPPGQPEGLEGVREAITRAFRSFPVLRVEVVDLLEDGDTVSYRTLIRAVTPAGRRVQLRGYAVDRISSGRIVEHWESVTLDP, from the coding sequence ATGGTGGAGAACGGCAAGACGCTGATCCTGGGGCTGGTGGATGAGGTCCTCAACCGCAGGCGCATAGATCGGCTCGAGCGCTACTTCTCGCCCGATGTAGTGCAGAGGGACCTGCCGCCCGGGCAGCCCGAGGGCCTGGAGGGCGTGAGGGAGGCTATCACCCGCGCCTTCAGATCCTTCCCCGTGCTGAGGGTGGAGGTCGTGGATCTGCTGGAGGACGGGGACACCGTGTCCTACAGGACGCTGATCCGGGCTGTGACGCCAGCTGGCAGGAGGGTGCAGCTGCGGGGGTACGCGGTCGACAGGATAAGCAGCGGCAGGATAGTTGAGCACTGGGAGTCGGTGACCCTGGATCCTTAG
- a CDS encoding VIT1/CCC1 transporter family protein, whose translation MATGVLSKLGLSGTEVTHSGYSKDFVLKVVQPSLVGLMDGAVSTLAPIFATAFATRSPHVTFLVGAAAAVGAGISMGFSEGLSDDGTLTGRGHPFVRGLITGVATFLGGILHTLPFLIPHVWAALYLAFLVVGLELIAIAYIRYRYFQMSFWKSVLQVVLGGALVFASGVLIGSS comes from the coding sequence TTGGCAACTGGAGTACTAAGCAAGCTTGGGCTGAGCGGCACCGAGGTCACCCACTCGGGCTACAGCAAGGACTTCGTGCTGAAGGTGGTGCAGCCCAGCCTCGTGGGGTTGATGGACGGCGCCGTCTCGACGCTCGCACCCATCTTCGCCACCGCCTTCGCGACCCGCAGCCCGCACGTCACGTTCCTCGTGGGAGCCGCGGCGGCGGTGGGTGCCGGCATCAGCATGGGCTTCTCTGAAGGTTTGTCTGATGATGGTACGCTCACCGGCAGGGGGCACCCCTTCGTAAGGGGCTTGATAACGGGTGTGGCCACCTTCCTGGGGGGTATCCTGCATACGCTACCGTTCCTTATACCCCACGTATGGGCGGCACTTTATCTGGCGTTCTTGGTGGTAGGCCTGGAGCTGATTGCTATCGCCTACATCCGCTACCGATACTTCCAGATGAGCTTCTGGAAGTCGGTGCTGCAGGTGGTGTTGGGCGGAGCTCTGGTGTTCGCCTCCGGCGTGCTCATAGGCAGCTCGTAG
- a CDS encoding rhodanese-like domain-containing protein yields the protein MPWQWWRSNVDEVEASEAAVKLRVGEAQVVDVREPHEWLQEHVPGSRHIPLGELASRAHELSPKLPVFTLCASGRRSKVAAEILQRAGYEQVASIRGGIKAWKANGYSVVSGR from the coding sequence ATGCCCTGGCAGTGGTGGAGATCGAATGTAGATGAGGTAGAGGCAAGTGAGGCCGCGGTCAAGCTGAGGGTCGGAGAGGCGCAGGTCGTGGATGTGAGGGAGCCCCACGAATGGCTGCAGGAGCACGTGCCGGGGTCAAGGCACATCCCGCTGGGAGAGCTCGCCAGCCGAGCTCACGAGCTCTCCCCAAAGCTGCCGGTGTTCACCCTTTGCGCCAGCGGCCGCAGGAGCAAGGTAGCTGCTGAGATCTTGCAGCGAGCAGGCTATGAGCAAGTAGCGAGCATCAGGGGAGGAATCAAGGCTTGGAAAGCGAATGGCTACAGCGTGGTCTCAGGGAGGTAG
- a CDS encoding sulfite exporter TauE/SafE family protein: MHTTLLAIVLGGGVGLMLGAMGGGGSILAVPLLVYVLGEDPHSATTTSLLVVGWTAAVAAVQQLRMGRTSPCAGLIFGGIGGASALLGAWLNRLVSGQALMCLFALLMLAAAFGMSRKRLPVDKENEFKCQDRAVRLGVTGGAVGVLTGFFGVGGGFVILPAMVLAADLPMKLAVGTSLLAIALQAAWGVVGHLGLGTVAWGVTLPFLVGSIAGGLVGGRLAALIPPRLATRGFALLLALLAVYLLYRNCAAFI; the protein is encoded by the coding sequence GTGCATACCACCCTGCTGGCGATAGTTTTGGGAGGCGGCGTCGGATTGATGCTTGGCGCTATGGGCGGGGGAGGCTCCATCTTGGCCGTACCGCTGTTGGTCTACGTGCTTGGGGAGGACCCGCACAGTGCCACCACCACTTCCCTGCTGGTAGTGGGATGGACGGCAGCGGTAGCAGCCGTCCAGCAGTTGCGCATGGGCAGGACGAGCCCCTGTGCGGGGCTGATCTTCGGCGGCATCGGAGGGGCCAGCGCCCTCCTAGGGGCCTGGCTCAACAGGCTGGTATCGGGTCAGGCTTTGATGTGCCTGTTCGCGCTGCTGATGCTGGCGGCCGCCTTCGGCATGTCCCGCAAGCGGCTGCCAGTAGACAAAGAGAACGAATTCAAGTGCCAGGATCGAGCTGTGAGGCTGGGCGTGACCGGTGGGGCTGTGGGGGTGCTAACCGGGTTCTTTGGGGTGGGCGGAGGTTTCGTGATCCTGCCAGCAATGGTGCTCGCCGCGGATCTGCCGATGAAGCTCGCCGTGGGGACATCCCTCCTGGCGATAGCGTTGCAGGCTGCTTGGGGCGTGGTGGGGCACCTGGGCTTGGGTACGGTGGCCTGGGGAGTGACATTACCTTTCCTTGTGGGCAGCATCGCCGGAGGATTGGTCGGGGGCAGGCTCGCAGCACTCATACCCCCGAGACTCGCCACAAGGGGATTTGCGCTGCTGCTAGCACTGCTGGCTGTGTACCTGCTGTACCGAAACTGCGCAGCATTTATATGA
- a CDS encoding ArsR/SmtB family transcription factor: protein MEIEGEELRKLLLQMQAQICQTLADPTRLELLYLLGEGERSVKDLVELTGLRQSNISQHLALMRERGLVVARRSGNSVYYSLANRKILEACKLTREILLERLRRERVLSTLSGTGWPSQEPTKAVSFTHNDGDMGTRGGRS, encoded by the coding sequence ATGGAGATAGAAGGAGAAGAGCTTAGAAAGCTCCTGCTGCAGATGCAGGCACAGATCTGTCAGACGCTGGCCGATCCCACGCGCCTTGAGCTGCTCTACCTATTGGGCGAGGGTGAGCGCAGCGTGAAGGACCTCGTGGAGCTGACGGGGCTGCGCCAGAGCAACATCTCCCAGCACCTGGCGCTCATGCGGGAACGGGGGTTAGTGGTCGCCCGGCGTAGCGGCAACAGCGTCTACTACTCGCTGGCGAACCGCAAGATCCTGGAAGCCTGCAAGCTGACGCGGGAGATCCTGTTGGAGAGGCTCCGCCGTGAGAGGGTACTGTCCACCCTCTCGGGAACAGGGTGGCCCTCTCAAGAGCCGACGAAAGCAGTATCATTTACCCACAACGACGGGGATATGGGGACAAGAGGAGGTAGATCATGA
- a CDS encoding MBL fold metallo-hydrolase: MILRMLYNDQLAQASYLVGCPESGEALIVDPNRHVEQYLELAERLGLRITAVTETHIHADFVSGSRELAEVTGARLYLSDEGPSEWKYPYAAEAGAVLVREGDAFELGSVRVEVMHTPGHTPEHISFIVTDKARGSEPLGAFTGDFLFVGDVGRPDLLEKAAGITGTMEQGARQLFDSIQRFRTLPDHLQIWPAHGAGSACGRALGGVPQSTLGYEKLYNWAFSTQDPEEFIRRVLEGQPDPPRYFAQMKRVNKEGPAIASKLPAPAPLAYGDIEVMLRQGLVVDTRPADVYSQGFIPGTINIPLGASFLTWAGWLLPYDRPIALVIDREKLEHATQLLRLIGLDNLRGYWTPAVIDRWAGEGRKLATYRRLTPEEAGQLLGDGVCVVDVRWDSEREKGYVPGSIHLPLGYLEEHLEEIPTDKPLLVYCASGTRSAIASSILAGRTRAPVMDIKGGFDAWKATGNPVEEPKSTTTV; the protein is encoded by the coding sequence ATGATCCTGAGAATGCTATACAACGACCAGCTGGCGCAGGCCAGCTACCTGGTGGGGTGCCCCGAGTCTGGAGAGGCGCTCATCGTGGACCCCAACAGGCACGTGGAGCAATACCTAGAGCTGGCCGAGAGGCTGGGGCTGCGCATCACCGCCGTCACCGAGACGCACATCCACGCGGACTTTGTGTCGGGCTCACGAGAGCTGGCCGAGGTCACGGGGGCACGTCTGTATCTCTCGGATGAGGGGCCCAGCGAGTGGAAATACCCCTACGCCGCGGAGGCGGGCGCGGTGCTGGTGCGCGAGGGCGACGCCTTTGAGCTGGGCAGCGTGCGAGTCGAGGTGATGCATACGCCGGGGCACACCCCCGAGCATATCAGCTTCATCGTTACGGACAAGGCACGCGGGAGCGAGCCGCTGGGTGCGTTCACTGGGGACTTCCTATTCGTGGGGGACGTCGGCAGGCCCGACCTGCTGGAGAAGGCAGCCGGCATAACCGGCACCATGGAGCAGGGCGCTAGGCAGCTTTTCGACTCCATCCAGCGCTTCAGGACCCTGCCCGACCACCTGCAGATATGGCCTGCGCACGGTGCGGGCAGCGCCTGTGGTAGGGCACTGGGGGGAGTGCCCCAGAGCACGCTGGGCTACGAGAAGCTGTACAACTGGGCTTTCAGCACCCAAGACCCTGAGGAGTTCATCCGCCGGGTGCTCGAGGGGCAGCCCGATCCGCCGCGCTACTTCGCGCAGATGAAGCGGGTCAACAAGGAAGGCCCGGCGATAGCCAGCAAGCTACCAGCGCCTGCGCCTCTGGCCTACGGCGACATCGAGGTAATGCTCCGTCAGGGATTGGTTGTGGACACCCGGCCGGCAGACGTCTACAGTCAGGGGTTCATCCCCGGCACGATCAACATCCCCCTGGGGGCATCTTTCCTCACCTGGGCGGGGTGGCTTCTCCCATACGATCGGCCCATAGCGCTCGTGATCGACAGGGAGAAGCTGGAGCACGCCACGCAGCTCCTGAGGCTGATCGGACTGGACAACCTGCGGGGCTACTGGACTCCAGCCGTGATAGACCGTTGGGCAGGCGAGGGTAGGAAGTTGGCCACCTACAGGCGTCTCACGCCCGAGGAGGCTGGGCAGCTCCTCGGGGACGGCGTGTGCGTGGTCGACGTGCGCTGGGACAGCGAGCGAGAGAAGGGGTACGTGCCGGGCAGCATCCACTTACCGCTGGGCTACCTGGAGGAGCATCTCGAAGAGATACCCACGGACAAACCCCTCCTCGTGTACTGTGCCAGCGGTACCCGCTCGGCGATAGCGTCCAGCATCCTCGCTGGGAGGACGCGCGCGCCCGTGATGGACATCAAAGGGGGTTTCGATGCCTGGAAGGCCACGGGCAATCCCGTGGAGGAGCCCAAGAGCACTACGACCGTGTAA
- a CDS encoding DUF302 domain-containing protein produces the protein MERTLSYGFGRKLDMPYEEAVARTREALKEQGFGVISEIDVRQTMKEKRGVDFRPYVILGACNPEMAERALEAEIDLGLLLPCNVVVYQSDGGSVVEAMDPEAVLGLVHNPSLEAIASEVRERLQRALEAI, from the coding sequence ATGGAGAGGACACTGAGCTATGGCTTCGGACGCAAGTTGGATATGCCCTACGAAGAGGCCGTCGCCAGGACGAGGGAGGCCCTCAAGGAACAGGGCTTCGGCGTGATCAGCGAGATAGACGTGCGACAGACGATGAAGGAGAAGCGAGGTGTGGACTTCCGACCCTACGTCATCCTGGGAGCCTGCAACCCCGAGATGGCGGAGAGGGCGCTCGAGGCCGAGATCGATCTGGGACTGCTGCTGCCCTGCAACGTCGTCGTCTACCAGAGCGACGGCGGGAGCGTGGTGGAGGCCATGGACCCAGAGGCTGTCCTGGGCTTGGTCCACAACCCCAGCCTCGAGGCCATAGCCAGCGAGGTGAGGGAGAGACTGCAGCGGGCGCTGGAGGCGATCTAG
- a CDS encoding SHOCT domain-containing protein — protein MNETVRAVLIAAMIGLLLLVLLFLLPMLTMAGMMWGTGMPATAPGGRFSPWVMLLYAVILVLVILGAFLLVIWLGRSLGSRPEHQEDEALRILRLRYARGEISREEYERMLKDLQPWHDQDTTVRLQ, from the coding sequence ATGAACGAGACCGTTAGGGCCGTACTTATAGCCGCCATGATAGGTTTGCTCCTGTTGGTGCTGCTCTTCCTGCTGCCCATGCTCACTATGGCAGGTATGATGTGGGGGACCGGCATGCCCGCGACTGCCCCCGGGGGCAGGTTCTCTCCCTGGGTGATGTTGCTGTACGCGGTGATCTTGGTACTGGTGATCTTGGGAGCGTTCCTCCTAGTGATATGGCTGGGGAGGTCGCTGGGCAGCAGGCCCGAGCATCAGGAGGACGAGGCGCTGCGCATCCTCCGCCTCAGGTACGCTCGCGGGGAGATCAGCCGCGAGGAATATGAGCGCATGCTCAAGGACCTACAGCCCTGGCACGATCAGGACACTACAGTACGTTTACAGTAG
- the pdo gene encoding protein disulfide oxidoreductase, whose product MAVLSDRDKEKVRKTFEERLKEPVSIQLFTQHESPLVLPGHECATCRETRELLEEVASLSDKISLEVKDFLTDRQEAESMGIERIPAILLDGKVKGRVRFFGAPSGYEFSVLLQDIVDASSGELGLSEDTLRKLGELQEDLHIQVFTTPTUPYCPRAASLAHRLAMASERITADAVEVSEYPELINKYNIRGVPKIVINDQVEFEGALPEKQFVERVLSAVQQEEQQG is encoded by the coding sequence ATGGCAGTGCTATCGGACAGAGACAAGGAGAAGGTGCGCAAGACCTTCGAGGAGAGGCTCAAGGAGCCAGTCAGCATACAGCTCTTCACCCAGCACGAGTCGCCTCTCGTGCTGCCGGGACACGAATGCGCCACCTGCCGGGAGACACGTGAGCTCCTAGAAGAGGTGGCCAGCCTCAGCGACAAGATCTCGCTGGAGGTCAAGGACTTCCTGACCGACAGGCAGGAGGCCGAGAGCATGGGGATCGAGCGCATCCCGGCGATCCTGCTGGACGGCAAAGTAAAGGGGAGGGTGCGGTTCTTTGGTGCGCCATCCGGCTATGAGTTCTCGGTCCTCCTGCAGGATATCGTGGACGCCTCCAGCGGCGAGCTAGGGCTCTCCGAGGACACCCTGCGGAAGCTGGGGGAGCTGCAGGAAGACCTGCACATACAGGTGTTCACCACCCCCACTTGACCCTACTGTCCAAGAGCGGCCAGTTTGGCCCACAGGTTGGCGATGGCGAGCGAGCGCATCACCGCCGATGCCGTGGAGGTGAGCGAATACCCAGAGCTCATCAACAAGTACAACATTCGCGGTGTACCCAAGATAGTGATCAACGACCAGGTGGAGTTCGAGGGAGCCCTGCCTGAGAAGCAGTTCGTGGAGCGGGTGCTGAGCGCCGTGCAGCAGGAGGAACAGCAGGGTTGA
- a CDS encoding winged helix DNA-binding domain-containing protein → MANRKLSTRELNRTLLARQLLLARSSDSVDRVLRRLVALQSQVPQSPHLALWSRVADYTPDSLNSLAKNHRVVRATAMRATLHTLLSEDYLRFRSALQPAMSKALRGFFSSSWKEINLEGIRLLGEEFMAVPHTFAELKAHFGQHPLSCSPEAATYAARTHLPLVQIPEDKLWGYSNNPKYVLASEWLGRSPQEDDGALASLARRYLQAYGPASRQDLEYWTGMTGMRGVLEKLRPELVEYVDKSGKKLMDLEEAEILPGDVPAPLRLLPEWDSALLGHVDRSRILPESYRKAIVRTVGRIMPSVLVDGFVAGTWQITASSKRVRLEVTLFAPVPEGTHLELEAEAWRLLQDLYPEARHTEVLIKRG, encoded by the coding sequence TTGGCCAATAGGAAGCTATCGACCCGCGAACTCAACCGCACGCTGCTCGCCAGGCAGCTCCTGCTCGCACGCTCGAGCGACTCGGTGGATAGAGTTCTCCGGAGGTTGGTGGCCCTCCAATCGCAGGTGCCCCAATCTCCCCACCTAGCGCTCTGGAGCAGGGTCGCGGACTATACTCCAGATAGTCTCAACTCCCTGGCGAAGAACCACAGGGTGGTCCGGGCCACGGCGATGAGGGCCACCCTGCACACGCTGCTGTCGGAGGACTACCTACGGTTCCGTTCTGCCCTCCAGCCGGCCATGAGTAAAGCATTACGAGGGTTCTTCAGCAGTAGCTGGAAGGAGATAAATCTCGAAGGTATCCGTCTACTCGGCGAGGAGTTCATGGCTGTCCCACACACCTTCGCCGAGCTCAAGGCCCACTTCGGCCAACACCCCCTCTCCTGCTCACCCGAAGCTGCTACCTACGCAGCCCGCACTCACCTACCACTGGTGCAGATCCCCGAGGACAAGCTCTGGGGCTATTCCAATAACCCCAAGTACGTATTGGCCTCCGAGTGGTTGGGCAGGTCCCCCCAGGAAGATGACGGGGCCTTGGCCTCCCTAGCGAGGCGCTACCTGCAGGCGTACGGACCGGCCTCACGGCAGGATCTCGAGTACTGGACGGGCATGACAGGTATGAGGGGGGTGCTGGAGAAGCTTCGGCCCGAACTGGTTGAGTACGTGGACAAATCAGGCAAAAAGCTGATGGATCTTGAGGAGGCGGAGATCTTGCCTGGCGACGTCCCTGCCCCGTTGCGGCTGCTACCGGAGTGGGACAGCGCCCTGCTAGGGCATGTCGACCGGAGCAGGATACTGCCTGAGAGCTACAGGAAGGCGATAGTGCGGACCGTGGGCAGGATTATGCCTAGCGTGCTGGTGGATGGCTTCGTCGCGGGCACGTGGCAGATCACAGCCAGCAGCAAGCGCGTTCGCCTCGAGGTCACCCTGTTTGCCCCTGTGCCCGAAGGGACGCATCTCGAGCTCGAAGCCGAGGCCTGGCGGCTACTGCAGGACCTTTATCCCGAGGCACGACACACGGAGGTGCTTATCAAAAGGGGCTAG
- a CDS encoding glycerophosphodiester phosphodiesterase yields the protein MYLWNPGSWWERGFVVGQEQELTLSSTMAIAHRGASALAPENTLAAFITAVEIGVDAIELDVQRTKDGQLVCIHDAHLERTTDGEGMVGDRTLRQIKLLDAGSWFYSPEVRPTWPRYYFEVPTLEEAIEITRERCRLIIELKNPELYPGIEEQVAKVAPEDAIFQSFDVGCVRRMASLVGRQRCFQLWGPRAPLWRRRFEEVTEYAGGICMHHVTVSRRIVAIAHSLGLAVTTYTVNSEREMSRMVSREVDGIISDNPVLLCRRIRERLPQAEEEAS from the coding sequence ATGTACCTATGGAATCCCGGCAGCTGGTGGGAGAGGGGCTTTGTAGTAGGGCAGGAGCAGGAGCTCACCCTCTCCAGCACGATGGCCATCGCCCACAGGGGTGCGTCGGCGCTGGCCCCGGAGAACACGTTGGCGGCCTTCATCACCGCCGTCGAGATCGGTGTGGATGCCATCGAGCTGGACGTGCAGCGCACGAAGGACGGCCAGCTGGTATGCATCCACGACGCCCATTTGGAGAGGACCACAGATGGCGAAGGCATGGTGGGCGACCGTACTCTCAGGCAGATCAAGCTGTTGGACGCCGGTTCATGGTTCTACTCACCGGAGGTGCGCCCAACCTGGCCTAGGTACTACTTCGAGGTGCCCACCCTGGAGGAGGCGATCGAGATCACCCGCGAGAGATGCAGGCTGATCATCGAACTCAAGAACCCCGAGCTCTACCCGGGCATAGAGGAGCAGGTGGCCAAGGTGGCGCCCGAAGACGCGATCTTTCAGTCCTTCGACGTCGGCTGCGTGCGCCGCATGGCCTCCCTGGTGGGCAGGCAGCGCTGCTTCCAACTGTGGGGACCCCGAGCTCCCCTCTGGAGGCGCAGGTTCGAGGAGGTCACGGAGTACGCTGGGGGAATCTGCATGCACCATGTCACCGTAAGCCGGAGGATAGTAGCTATCGCCCACTCGCTGGGGCTAGCAGTTACCACCTACACCGTCAACTCCGAGCGCGAGATGTCCCGCATGGTGAGCCGCGAGGTGGATGGCATCATCAGCGATAACCCAGTCCTGCTCTGCAGGCGCATCAGGGAGCGCCTACCTCAGGCCGAGGAGGAGGCCTCGTGA